A single region of the Chitinophaga niabensis genome encodes:
- the bla gene encoding class A beta-lactamase, subclass A2 — MKFTVLSAAALLILAACQTSVTRSTADDSKLRQQIAGIAATIDGQVGVSIRNLDTRDTVTFNDSTHYVMHSVFKFHIAMTILHQVDQGKLQLEQKIYIDKKWMVPDTWSPLRDSFPAGNADVPLSKLLSLMVSLSDNIACDVLIDLAGGEGAIDEYIHSLGVKDIAIKASEAKMASSWDVQFTNWSTPTAMIELLEILNKGTALSATTNAFLWKIMKETSTGPNRLKGLLPKDVVVAHKTGTSGTKDGVHAATNDVGIIFLPNGQKLAIAVFVLMSKADDAAREGVIAKIAKAAYDDAVAKK, encoded by the coding sequence ATGAAATTCACTGTATTATCTGCTGCAGCCCTATTGATACTGGCCGCATGCCAAACGTCTGTAACCCGTTCTACCGCAGATGATTCCAAACTCCGCCAGCAGATCGCCGGAATAGCTGCTACCATAGATGGACAAGTTGGCGTATCCATCCGCAACCTCGATACCCGGGATACGGTCACGTTTAATGATTCCACCCATTACGTGATGCACAGTGTTTTCAAATTCCACATTGCCATGACTATCCTGCACCAGGTAGATCAGGGCAAACTTCAACTGGAACAAAAGATCTATATCGATAAAAAATGGATGGTACCTGATACCTGGAGCCCGCTGCGGGATTCATTCCCTGCCGGCAATGCAGACGTTCCTTTATCCAAACTGCTAAGCCTGATGGTTTCACTAAGCGATAACATTGCCTGCGATGTGCTGATAGATCTGGCCGGAGGAGAGGGAGCCATCGATGAATATATTCACAGCCTTGGCGTGAAGGATATTGCCATTAAGGCCAGTGAAGCTAAAATGGCTTCTTCCTGGGATGTACAGTTCACTAACTGGAGTACCCCTACTGCTATGATTGAACTGCTGGAGATCCTGAACAAAGGCACTGCTTTGTCTGCAACCACCAATGCCTTCTTATGGAAGATCATGAAGGAAACCTCTACAGGGCCGAACAGGCTCAAAGGCCTGCTGCCAAAGGATGTGGTAGTGGCACATAAAACAGGAACTTCAGGTACCAAAGATGGTGTGCATGCTGCAACAAATGATGTAGGGATCATCTTCCTGCCGAATGGGCAAAAGCTGGCGATTGCAGTGTTTGTATTAATGAGCAAAGCAGATGATGCTGCGCGGGAAGGGGTGATCGCAAAGATTGCAAAGGCAGCGTATGATGATGCAGTAGCTAAGAAGTAG
- a CDS encoding DUF1501 domain-containing protein, with protein sequence MQVNRRRFLQVGSLASASLMLPKFLKAMEQGNLVPPGNKVLVVVQLSGGNDGLNTVIPYRNDVYYKMRPTLGIKREQALALNDELGIHPALKSFKALYDDGALGILNSVGYPNPDRSHFRSMDIWQSASDSKDYWGTGWLGRYLDAQCKGCDKPTQALEIDDTLSMALKGDAVKGLALTDPQRLFGASNDRYFKELLDKQKHDDEHQNVGYLYKTMAETISSAAYIQQQFKTYKSKESYPTTELGRNMKTIAELIMTDINTSVYYVSHGSFDTHVGQQQQQQRLFEQLSDALQVFTTDLKKNDRFKDVLVMTFSEFGRRVGQNASGGTDHGTANNMFLIGGGLQQKGVLNEGPDLGNLQDGDLQYKVDFKNVYATLLKKWLGADDQAILKKQYEHLSFI encoded by the coding sequence ATGCAAGTTAACAGACGCAGGTTCTTACAAGTAGGCTCACTCGCTTCAGCCAGCCTGATGCTGCCTAAATTCCTGAAGGCTATGGAGCAGGGCAACCTTGTCCCTCCCGGCAACAAAGTATTGGTAGTTGTGCAGCTGTCCGGCGGCAACGATGGGCTCAATACCGTGATCCCATACCGCAACGATGTTTACTATAAAATGCGGCCTACCCTTGGCATCAAAAGAGAGCAGGCTCTGGCGCTCAACGATGAACTGGGTATCCATCCCGCACTGAAAAGTTTTAAAGCCCTGTATGATGATGGTGCATTGGGCATCCTCAATAGCGTAGGCTATCCTAATCCGGACCGCTCACATTTCCGTTCTATGGATATCTGGCAAAGTGCCAGTGATTCCAAAGATTACTGGGGCACCGGCTGGCTGGGCCGTTACCTGGATGCGCAATGTAAAGGATGTGATAAACCCACGCAGGCACTGGAAATAGATGATACACTCAGCATGGCTTTAAAAGGAGATGCTGTAAAAGGGCTGGCACTCACTGATCCGCAACGTTTGTTCGGCGCCAGTAACGACCGTTATTTCAAAGAGCTGCTGGATAAGCAGAAGCATGATGATGAACATCAGAATGTGGGCTATCTTTACAAAACAATGGCAGAAACTATTTCTTCTGCAGCATACATCCAGCAACAGTTCAAAACATATAAAAGCAAAGAATCTTACCCCACCACTGAGTTAGGCCGCAATATGAAAACCATTGCGGAGCTGATCATGACGGATATCAATACCAGTGTTTACTATGTTTCACATGGTAGTTTTGATACGCACGTAGGGCAGCAGCAACAGCAGCAAAGATTGTTTGAGCAGCTGAGCGATGCATTGCAGGTGTTCACTACTGATCTGAAAAAGAATGATCGTTTTAAGGATGTACTGGTGATGACCTTCTCTGAATTCGGCCGCCGTGTAGGGCAGAATGCGAGTGGTGGAACAGATCATGGAACAGCGAACAATATGTTCCTGATTGGTGGTGGATTGCAGCAGAAAGGAGTGCTGAATGAGGGGCCGGACCTGGGTAATCTGCAGGATGGGGACCTGCAGTATAAAGTGGATTTTAAGAACGTGTATGCTACGCTGCTGAAGAAGTGGCTGGGAGCAGATGATCAGGCTATCCTCAAGAAACAATACGAACATTTATCATTCATATAA
- a CDS encoding DUF1800 domain-containing protein yields the protein MAVSEQTQLQHLAWRAGFGESLPVINSWAKKKRKEVVRKLILGPEAAALDPVKVIDETDLPDYQRQRNMGAEERRAVQRMNTDGIKDLNVMWTHSMINNPHPLREKMALFWHGHFACRTQNVLYNQQLLQVIRQHGLSNFGDLLREVSKTPAMLAFLNNQQNRKQKPNENFAREVMELFTMGRGNYTETDVKEAARAFTGWGYDEVGQFKFRKNFHDEGDKTLLGKTGKFDGDDVIAILLEQKQTAKYITTKIYRYFVNEEVNEAHVNKLADKFYHSNYDLRALMQEIFLADWFYEEKNIGSKIKSPVELLVGLRKSIPMQFEQEEAMLVFQRVMGQVLFYPPNVAGWPGGRSWIDSSSLMFRMRVPQIILYSQEFNIRPKEITPEMGEGSNYKMTMQVNEFLKKQYARRVNAKVDWDPYLKEFADTPREQLADQIAQSLLLKNTSINKQLLEKYSDSSTRENYIKTVTIDVMSTPEYQLC from the coding sequence ATGGCTGTTTCAGAACAAACACAATTGCAGCACCTTGCCTGGAGAGCCGGATTTGGCGAAAGCCTCCCCGTGATCAATTCCTGGGCAAAGAAAAAAAGGAAGGAAGTAGTACGAAAACTGATCCTTGGCCCTGAAGCTGCTGCACTCGATCCCGTAAAAGTGATTGATGAAACAGACCTGCCGGATTACCAGCGCCAGCGTAATATGGGTGCTGAAGAACGCAGGGCAGTACAGCGTATGAATACGGACGGCATCAAAGACCTGAATGTGATGTGGACGCATTCTATGATCAATAACCCACACCCGCTAAGGGAAAAAATGGCGCTCTTCTGGCACGGCCATTTTGCCTGCCGTACCCAGAATGTGTTGTACAATCAACAATTGCTGCAGGTGATCCGCCAGCATGGACTGTCCAATTTCGGGGACCTGCTGCGGGAAGTATCTAAAACACCTGCTATGCTGGCCTTCCTCAATAACCAGCAGAACCGTAAACAAAAACCGAATGAAAATTTCGCCCGTGAAGTGATGGAATTATTCACCATGGGCCGTGGCAATTATACGGAAACAGATGTGAAAGAAGCGGCCAGGGCTTTTACGGGCTGGGGGTATGATGAAGTAGGGCAGTTTAAGTTCAGGAAGAATTTCCATGATGAAGGAGATAAAACCCTGCTGGGCAAAACCGGTAAGTTTGATGGGGATGATGTAATTGCCATTCTGCTGGAACAAAAGCAAACTGCAAAATACATCACCACCAAGATCTACCGCTACTTCGTAAACGAAGAAGTGAACGAAGCGCATGTAAATAAACTCGCCGATAAATTCTATCATTCTAATTACGACCTGCGTGCTTTAATGCAGGAGATCTTTTTAGCGGACTGGTTCTACGAAGAAAAGAACATTGGCAGTAAGATCAAATCTCCCGTTGAATTACTGGTAGGATTGCGTAAATCCATTCCCATGCAATTTGAACAGGAAGAGGCCATGCTGGTGTTTCAACGTGTGATGGGCCAGGTATTATTCTATCCTCCCAACGTAGCCGGCTGGCCTGGAGGACGCAGCTGGATAGACAGTTCAAGCCTGATGTTCCGCATGCGGGTGCCACAGATCATTTTGTATTCGCAGGAATTTAATATCCGTCCTAAAGAGATCACACCGGAAATGGGAGAGGGCTCCAACTATAAAATGACGATGCAGGTGAATGAGTTCCTCAAGAAGCAATATGCGCGCAGGGTGAATGCGAAAGTAGACTGGGACCCTTACCTGAAGGAATTTGCAGATACGCCGAGAGAGCAGCTCGCAGATCAGATCGCGCAGTCCCTGTTGCTGAAAAACACTTCGATCAATAAACAATTACTGGAAAAATATTCGGATAGTTCCACCCGTGAGAATTACATCAAAACAGTTACGATTGATGTAATGAGCACACCGGAATACCAATTGTGTTAA
- a CDS encoding ThiF family adenylyltransferase, whose amino-acid sequence MNRYDRQIRLNGFGPDKQDLLREAAVLVVGAGGLGVPVLQYLTAMGVGKLGIIEQDAISLTNLHRQVLYRTEDDGKPKLQTAINRLKELNPEVNLVPHNTFLTTANALDIVAQYDLVVDCSDNFGTRYLVNDACVILGRPFVSGAIFEFEGQVSVFNYQGSATYRCLFPEPGIAPDCNAVGVLGILPGIVGCYQANEAVKVICHIGEPLANQLLTINILDNTHQIFTFQNIPANHKISELQESYGDSVCDPQHMQHLSVEELQQWLEQGIDFQLVDVREKEEWEICHIDGALHIPMRRIEASIAGLAKKKPVAVICHHGMRSKAVAQQLVQSGFNEVFNVTGGIHAWALEIDRNMNVY is encoded by the coding sequence ATGAACCGATACGACCGACAAATTCGCCTTAATGGTTTTGGGCCTGATAAACAGGATTTACTCCGGGAAGCTGCTGTTTTGGTAGTGGGAGCAGGAGGGCTGGGAGTGCCGGTGCTGCAATATCTTACGGCAATGGGGGTAGGAAAATTAGGGATCATTGAACAGGATGCCATCTCACTCACCAACCTTCATCGCCAGGTCTTATACCGTACCGAGGATGATGGAAAGCCGAAACTGCAAACCGCCATTAACCGGTTGAAAGAGCTTAATCCTGAGGTGAATTTAGTCCCCCACAATACTTTTCTTACGACCGCTAACGCACTGGACATAGTAGCGCAGTACGACCTGGTGGTAGACTGTTCCGATAATTTCGGTACACGCTACCTCGTGAATGATGCCTGCGTGATCTTAGGCCGCCCATTTGTTTCCGGGGCTATTTTCGAATTCGAAGGGCAGGTGAGCGTATTCAATTACCAGGGCAGTGCCACTTACCGCTGTCTTTTCCCTGAACCAGGTATTGCCCCCGATTGTAATGCAGTGGGGGTATTAGGTATATTACCCGGAATAGTAGGTTGCTACCAGGCTAATGAAGCTGTAAAAGTGATCTGCCATATCGGGGAGCCGCTGGCCAATCAGTTGTTAACGATCAATATCCTGGATAATACCCATCAGATCTTTACTTTTCAGAATATCCCCGCCAACCACAAGATCAGCGAATTACAGGAAAGTTATGGCGATAGTGTTTGCGATCCGCAGCATATGCAGCACCTTTCTGTGGAAGAGTTACAACAATGGCTGGAGCAGGGCATTGATTTTCAACTGGTAGACGTACGCGAAAAAGAAGAATGGGAGATCTGCCATATAGATGGGGCGCTCCATATCCCTATGCGCAGGATCGAAGCTTCCATTGCCGGCCTGGCCAAAAAGAAACCCGTTGCCGTGATCTGCCACCATGGAATGCGCAGCAAAGCTGTGGCACAGCAGTTAGTGCAATCTGGTTTTAACGAGGTATTTAATGTAACCGGCGGTATCCATGCCTGGGCGCTGGAGATCGACAGGAACATGAACGTTTATTAA
- a CDS encoding M48 family metallopeptidase, producing MQSYQGTYSYDSPDNVQPAEVTVTSKRIEIHLKDADGNPRTVFWYWYNVVQGKQNTLHHTGLPLQTLHVPSYEFAAIVLQRTKRRPSNPLMTIAGIGLFIIALIAAAWFWLLPYAAGRVANALPVEYEVKFGEQSYNALIKDFKILPQQTELVNQFYKELNISSVYPVKITVVEKTETNAFAIPGGHIVVFSGLLQQMQHPEELAALLAHEYSHVQLRHTTRSLVQSVGTYAMISMVFGDVTGLGAVFLENAHTLKSLEYSRKLEKEADLNGLQLLQQRNINGEGYIWLFNTLKKDSGSGSVTSEWLSSHPDLDNRVKYVKSKLVGVAPMPVSGPIQDIWKQLKTDY from the coding sequence ATGCAATCCTACCAGGGAACATATTCTTACGATTCTCCGGATAATGTACAACCCGCAGAAGTAACGGTTACCAGCAAACGAATTGAGATCCATCTGAAAGATGCAGATGGTAACCCGCGTACTGTTTTCTGGTATTGGTATAATGTAGTACAGGGAAAGCAAAACACGTTGCATCATACAGGCCTTCCATTACAAACACTACATGTTCCTTCCTATGAATTCGCCGCAATTGTACTGCAACGCACTAAACGCAGACCCTCTAATCCATTAATGACCATCGCAGGCATTGGTCTTTTTATCATTGCACTGATAGCGGCAGCCTGGTTCTGGTTATTACCCTATGCTGCCGGCCGTGTAGCCAATGCATTACCGGTTGAATACGAAGTGAAGTTCGGAGAGCAATCCTACAACGCGCTCATCAAAGATTTTAAGATATTACCCCAACAAACGGAACTGGTTAATCAGTTCTATAAAGAACTGAACATATCCTCCGTTTACCCGGTGAAAATAACCGTGGTGGAAAAAACAGAAACGAATGCATTTGCCATACCGGGCGGGCACATTGTGGTGTTCAGCGGATTATTGCAACAAATGCAACATCCGGAGGAACTGGCGGCATTGCTGGCACATGAATATTCGCATGTGCAATTGCGGCATACCACCCGTTCCCTTGTACAGAGTGTAGGCACTTATGCTATGATCTCCATGGTGTTTGGTGATGTAACAGGGCTGGGGGCAGTATTCCTGGAAAATGCGCATACACTCAAAAGCCTGGAATACTCCCGCAAACTGGAAAAGGAAGCGGACCTGAATGGACTGCAATTGCTGCAACAAAGGAACATTAACGGGGAAGGATATATCTGGTTATTCAATACCCTGAAAAAGGATTCCGGTTCAGGCAGTGTTACTTCAGAATGGTTAAGCAGTCATCCCGACCTGGATAACCGGGTAAAATACGTAAAAAGCAAACTTGTTGGAGTGGCTCCCATGCCGGTTTCTGGCCCTATTCAGGATATTTGGAAGCAATTAAAAACAGACTATTGA